The Vidua macroura isolate BioBank_ID:100142 chromosome 9, ASM2450914v1, whole genome shotgun sequence genome has a window encoding:
- the HEBP2 gene encoding heme-binding protein 2 yields the protein MIKSFKQTFLSLDLQSPRWSSAEAKAKDYELRQYETAKWVSTVIKGETQKEAMRQGFWKLFHYIQGKNEKEMKIDMTVPVTCLVKSGCTDFKISFFVPFEHQDCPPQPTDSDVFIEERKAAALFVRSFGGFASPEKYAEEADALARTLRNRGQPFHEDFFYTAGYDSPFKLFNRHNEVWYFKK from the exons ATGATAAAGTCCTTCAAGCAAACGTTCCTGTCCCTGGACCTGCAGTCCCCTcgctggagctcagcagaggcaaAG GCAAAGGACTATGAACTGCGTCAGTACGAGACAGCAAAGTGGGTCAGCACAGTCATTAAGGGAGAAACCCAGAAGGAAGCCATGCGCCAGGGCTTCTGGAAACTCTTCCACTACATCcagggaaagaatgaaaaag AAATGAAGATTGACATGACTGTGCCAGTGACCTGCCTGGTAAAATCAGGCTGCACAGACTTCAAGATCTCTTTCTTTGTGCCATTTGAACACCAGGACTGCCCCCCCCAGCCCACTGACTCTGATGTGTTCATTGAGGAGCggaaggcagcagctctcttTGTCCG GTCCTTTGGTGGATTTGCCTCCCCAGAGAAGTATGCTGAGGAAGCTGATGCCTTGGCCAGAACCTTAAGAAACAGAGGCCAACCATTCCATGAAGACTTCTTTTATACTGCAGGCTATGACAGTCCCTTCAAGCTCTTTAACAGGCATAATGAAGtgtggtattttaaaaagtaa